The genomic stretch GGAACGGATCGGCCGGAACCAGCGGATGCTCCGGATAACGCGCCTCCAGATAGTCGACAATGACCTGCGATTCGCACATGCCGAGATCGCCATCCTTCAGATACGGCACCTTGTGCAGCGGCGAGATTTCGCCGTCGGTCTGGTCCGGCCAGCGCAGTGATTCCTCAAAAGGGAGTCCCTTTTCCAGCAGGGCGAGCTTGACTTTGTTGTAGTAGTTGCTCGCAGAAAAGCCGTAAAGCGTCAGCATCAAACCGTCTCCTTGGTAATTTGGCCGTTCGTTATGGTCGGTGCGGATGCCAGAAATCGCACGCTCGTGCTATTTTAGCCAGACTTCTTTCGATCGCAGCGGATTTCATATGCAGACTATCGGGATTGTGGGCACCGGCGCCATGGGGCGCGGCATTGCACAGATCGCGGCCCAGGCAGGTTTGCGCGTCAAACTGTTCGACGCCAATCCGCAAGCCGTGGAAGCGGCGCGCACTGCACTGGCCGATACGCTCGCCAAGCTGGCCGCCAAGGGCAAGATGACGGCGGAGGAAGCCGACGCCACCGTCGCGCGGCTCGTTCCTGCGGGCGCGCTCACCGATCTGGCCGACTGCGATCTCGTGGTCGAGGCCATCGTCGAAAAGCTCGACGTCAAGCGCGACCTCTTCCGTCAGCTCGAAGACATCGTTCGCGCGGATGCCATCCTGGCGTCGAATACATCATCACTGTCGATCACGGCGATTGCCGCGACATGCAAGCACCCCGAACGCGTCGCGGGCTTTCACTTTTTCAACCCGGTGCCGCTGATGAAGGTGGTCGAAGTCATCGACGGCCTGCGCAGCGCGTCCGCAACCGGTGACGCGCTGGCCGCACTGGCCAAGCGCATGGGGCACACCGCCGTGCGCTGCATCGACATGCCAGGCTTCATCGTCAACCACGCCGGGCGCGGCATGAATACCGAAGGGCTGCGCGTGGCGCAGGAAAGTGTGGCGGCCTATGCGGACATCGACGCCATCATGCGCGAGCAGGCCGGCTTCCGCATGGGGCCGTTCGAGTTGATGGACCTCACAGGGCTGGACGTTTCGCACCCGGTGATGGAATCGGTCTACCGCCAGTTCTACGACGAACCGCGCTATCGTCCGTCGCAGATCACAGCGGTTCGCTTTGCCGGCGGCATTCTGGGCCGCAAGACGGGCGAAGGTTTCTATCGTTATCCGGATGGACAGAAGCAAGTCCCCGCCGAAGCGCCCGCCCCGTCTGCGCGCCCGTCTTCGGTGTGGATCAGCCGCGCGCATGACGCCGGCCACGCCGCAGCGCAGCGCCTGTTGCTCGATCTGGGCATCACGCCCGAAGCCGGTTCCAAACCGTCCGCCGACGCATTGGTCATCGTCACGCCGCGCGGGCTGGATGCCACCGCCTGCGTGGCCGCCGAGGGGCTCGACGCACGCCGCACCGTGGCGCTCGACACGCTCTATCCGTTTGCCGCCACCAAGCGCCGCACGCTGATGACCACACCCGCCACCGATGCAGCCTACCGCGATGCCGCACACAGCTTGTTCGCGTCCGACGGCGTGCCGGTCACGGTGATCCGCGATTCGGGTGGCTTTGTCGCGCAGCGCATCGTCGCGTGCATCGTCAACATCGCGTGCGATATCGCACAGCAGCGCATTGCCACGCCCACCGACATCGACCTCGCCGTCACGCTGGGACTCGGTTATCCCAAAGGGCCGCTGGCACTCGGCGATACGCTGGGCACGAACGCCATCCTGGAAATCCTGCAGAACCTCTACGCGCTCTATGGCGACCCGCGCTATCGCCCGAGCCCGTGGCTGCTGCGCCGTGCCCGTCTGGGCATGTCGCTGCTCACGCCTGACGCCTGATGCCTGATGCCTGATGCCTGATTGCCGCTTACCCTGACGAGGCCGCCATGACCGCGCAATTGCTCTCCAAACGCATCGGCTCGACGCTGGTGCTGACGCTGTCCAACCCTGACGCGCGCAACGCGCTGGACCCGGTGATGTACACCGCGTCGATGGAAGCGCTCGACCGTGCCGTCACTGACAACGAGATCCGTGCCGTC from Ralstonia pickettii encodes the following:
- a CDS encoding 3-hydroxyacyl-CoA dehydrogenase, with amino-acid sequence MPEIARSCYFSQTSFDRSGFHMQTIGIVGTGAMGRGIAQIAAQAGLRVKLFDANPQAVEAARTALADTLAKLAAKGKMTAEEADATVARLVPAGALTDLADCDLVVEAIVEKLDVKRDLFRQLEDIVRADAILASNTSSLSITAIAATCKHPERVAGFHFFNPVPLMKVVEVIDGLRSASATGDALAALAKRMGHTAVRCIDMPGFIVNHAGRGMNTEGLRVAQESVAAYADIDAIMREQAGFRMGPFELMDLTGLDVSHPVMESVYRQFYDEPRYRPSQITAVRFAGGILGRKTGEGFYRYPDGQKQVPAEAPAPSARPSSVWISRAHDAGHAAAQRLLLDLGITPEAGSKPSADALVIVTPRGLDATACVAAEGLDARRTVALDTLYPFAATKRRTLMTTPATDAAYRDAAHSLFASDGVPVTVIRDSGGFVAQRIVACIVNIACDIAQQRIATPTDIDLAVTLGLGYPKGPLALGDTLGTNAILEILQNLYALYGDPRYRPSPWLLRRARLGMSLLTPDA